The Phacochoerus africanus isolate WHEZ1 chromosome X, ROS_Pafr_v1, whole genome shotgun sequence genome has a segment encoding these proteins:
- the LOC125118749 gene encoding 40-kDa huntingtin-associated protein-like yields the protein MAASAAGLGGGAGPGPESGDFLARYRQVSNKLKKRFLRKPNVAEAGEQFGQLGRELRAQECLPYAAWCQLAVARCQQALFHGPGEALALTEAARLFLRQERDARQRLACPAAYGEPLQAAASALGAAVRLHLELGQPAAAAALCLELAAALRDLGQPAAAAGHFQRAAQLLLPQLPLAALQALGDAASCQLLARDYSGALAVFTRMQRLAWEHGSHPVQVPPPLPPPPPAAALSQPQHQPRPPGPQPGSRAAAALPLPPASAGSAAAPSPAALGAFSDVLVRCEVSRVLLLLLLQPPPAKLLPEHAHTLEKYSWEAFDSHGQESSGQLPEELFLLLQSLVMATHEKDTEAVKSLQVEMWPLLSAEQNHLLHLVLQETIWPSGQGI from the coding sequence ATGGCGGCGTCCGCGGCCGGCCTGGGCGGCGGAGCGGGCCCGGGGCCCGAGTCCGGAGACTTCCTGGCCCGGTACCGCCAGGTGTCGAACAAGCTGAAGAAGCGGTTCCTGCGGAAGCCGAACGTGGCGGAGGCCGGCGAGCAGTTCGGCCAGCTGGGCCGCGAGCTGCGCGCCCAGGAGTGCCTGCCGTACGCGGCCTGGTGCCAGCTGGCGGTGGCGCGCTGCCAGCAGGCGCTCTTCCACGGGCCCGGGGAGGCGCTGGCGCTCACCGAGGCCGCGCGCCTCTTCCTGCGGCAGGAGCGCGACGCGCGCCAGCGCCTGGCCTGCCCCGCCGCCTACGGGGAGCCCCTGCAGGCCGCCGCCAGCGCCCTGGGCGCCGCCGTGCGCCTGCACCTGGAGCTGGGCCagccggccgccgccgccgccctgtGCCTGGAGCTGGCGGCCGCCCTGCGCGACCTGGGCCAgccggccgccgccgccggccaCTTCCAGCGCGCCGCCCAGCTGCTGCTGCCCCAGCTGCCCCTGGCCGCCCTGCAGGCGCTCGGCGACGCCGCCTCCTGCCAGCTGCTGGCGCGCGACTACAGCGGCGCCTTGGCGGTCTTCACGCGCATGCAGCGCCTGGCGTGGGAGCACGGCAGCCACCCGGTGCAGGTGCCGCCGCCGctaccgccgccgccgccggcggcGGCCCTGTCGCAGCCGCAGCACCAGCCGAGGCCGCCGGGGCCCCAGCCCGGGTCCCGCGCGGCCGCCGCCCTGCCGCTGCCCCCCGCCAGCGCGGGTTCTGCGGCCGCGCCCTCTCCCGCCGCGCTGGGCGCCTTCTCGGACGTGCTGGTCCGCTGCGAGGTGTCGCgcgtgctgctgctgctgctcctgcagccACCGCCCGCCAAGCTCCTGCCGGAACACGCGCACACCCTGGAGAAGTACTCCTGGGAGGCTTTCGACAGCCACGGGCAGGAGAGCAGTGGCCAGCTGCCCGAGGAGCTCTTCCTGCTGCTGCAGTCCTTGGTCATGGCCACCCACGAAAAGGACACGGAAGCGGTCAAGTCGCTGCAGGTGGAGATGTGGCCCCTGTTGAGTGCCGAGCAGAACCACCTCCTTCACCTCGTTCTGCAGGAAACCATCTGGCCCTCGGGACAGGGGATCTGA
- the LOC125118486 gene encoding histone H2A-Bbd type 2/3-like, with translation MPGKRSRRKSPGRQGRACARTTRAGLSASVSHMERLLREGPYAQCLSSSARVFLAATIEYLTARVLELAGDEAQIVGRRCITAELVAMAVHNNALLSAFFGTLAISQVAPTQE, from the coding sequence ATGCCCGGGAAAAGGAGCCGTCGAAAGTCACCCGGTCGCCAGGGGCGGGCCTGCGCCCGCACCACCCGAGCCGGGCTGTCCGCCTCCGTGAGCCACATGGAGCGCCTCCTGCGGGAGGGCCCTTACGCCCAGTGCCTGAGCTCGTCCGCCCGGGTCTTCCTCGCGGCCACCATCGAGTACCTGACGGCCAGGGTCCTGGAGCTGGCGGGCGACGAGGCCCAGATTGTGGGTAGGAGGTGCATCACCGCAGAGCTGGTGGCCATGGCGGTCCACAACAACGCCCTGCTCAGCGCCTTCTTCGGAACCCTCGCCATCTCGCAAGTGGCCCCGACCCAGGAGTAG